Genomic DNA from Shouchella patagoniensis:
CCTGGGATTCCTATCCTTGGACCTGGCGAATTAATTACTACTGAGAATTTAGCATATGTTCAAGAAAATGTAGATGCAGGACTGCCAGTGCAAGGACCAGAAGATGCAACCCTCGCAACGTTAAAAGTAATTAAAGAACAACATGCGATAAAATAAGTAAAGTTGCTAATTCAAAAAAATGCCTCAGAGCTAAAAAGCTCTGAGGCATTTGGTTTAAGGTCTCTAGCGACACCGGTTTATGAAATGACTTTTACAATTATTTTTACAAAAGGGACGACTATTTTTCTTTTACAACCTGGTTCACGTTCTTTGATTCACAATGCGTACAGTTTGATACACTATAGAGGCGGCTGACCTTTTCCCCCTCAAAATGCCCGAGCGTTTGACTACATACTTGACAAATAATTGTTCCCATATGTTATCCTCCTCCAATTATGAAATCGCTTACATCTTTATATACTATAATAGTATGACTCATTTAATTCGTCAACCCTTTATAGCATGTCACATTTATAAAAAAACAAGCAAGCATATTTACGCTTGCTTGTTCCCTCATTTTAATTGATCCGGATCCACAAGATCATAACCTTTATCTCTTAAACCATTAACAATATCTTCAAGCGCATCAGCTGACCATTCCCGGTCATGCATAAGAAGATTGCCCCCATCTCCGAGAAGCTCCGTATTAACCATGATATCAGCGATTGCGTCTTTTTCCATATAATCAGTTTCCCAATCATAGCCATACGTCCAGTTCATATTTGTCATGCCTTCATCTTCGACTATACTACGTGAGTAGTCAGTGTTAATGCCGTGTGGCGCTCTAAAAAATCTAGGTCGTTCGCCAATAATTTCTTCAATCATATCATTTAATTCAATGATTTCTTCTCTTTGTTTCTCTTCAGTAGCCTCCCTCAAATTCTGATGCGTTTTCGTGTGATTTCCAATTTCAAAACCCATTTCATGAATTTCTCTTAATTCTTCTGCCTTTTCTTCAGTATCTATGAAATGGCCATTAACGAAAAAAATTGCTGGGGCATCAAGCTCTTTTAATGTTTTTGCCATTTCCACTCCATGGTCATGGGGTGCATCATCTATTGTTAAAAGAACAACTTCTGGATCAGCATCTGTACCTTCAATAGGTTGTACAGTCCAAAGATCAGAGTTGATTTCATAAACAATCTCCGCGGAATCTTCCGCTGTCTCCTCTTCATTCATGTCAGTATTATCTTCTTCACTATTTTCATCTTCCGCTGTTTCCTCTGTATTCTCTGTTTCTTCATTTTCATTTTGATCATCTGTACTGCTTTCTACATCGTTTCCTTGCCCACCACAGGCTGTCAATGCAAATAAACTAGCAGCAGATATTATTAACCATTTTTTCATACGTAAACCCCTTCCTTTACCTCTATCAATGTAACATTTTCTTCCTATTTTCGACAATGCTACTCATTTAATTTACATATTTTCTTGAGCAAAGCGATTGACGTATAGTTTCAAAAAAGTGAAACAAACTATCTGAGACACGTTTAAAGTTATTGACGGCAATCTATCTTATGTGACATCCCTATACAATTTTTGATTTATCTTATAGAGCTTGTAGTGCTACTGAAACTAATTAGAAAGGTTGAGACAGCTAAATGAAAAAGACAACTTCAGTATTTTATATCTCTGTAGTTGTTGCTGCCGCTTTTATTTTTTGGGGTGTCTTATTCCCAGTAAATATGTTAGCAATAACAGAGCAAATTCAAGGATTCATCTCTACAGAATTAGGCTGGTTTTACTTATTATCAGCCACATTCTATGTAAGTGTTGGTTTCTACTTAATCGTGAGTCCTTATGGAAGCATTCGCTTAGGAAAGCCTGAAGAACAACCAACATATAACTACGTAACCTGGTTCGCGTTCTTATTTACAGCTGGAATGGGCATTGGGCTAGTCTTTTGGGGAGCAGCAGAACCATTATCTCATTTTTTCACTCCTCCAAATGCTGCTCCAGCAACTCAACAAGCCGCAGCAGAAGCGATGCGCTATTCCATTTTTCATTGGGGAATTCATCCATGGGCCATTTATGCGGTTGTTGCATTAACCTTAGCTTATTTCCAATACAGAAAGGATGAACCAGCTCTATTTAGCTCTACCTTCCGACCTTTAATAGGAAATCGGGTCAATGGTCCAATTGGAAAAATAATTGACGTTTTTGTTGTTTTTGCGACAATATTTGGTACAGCGACATCACTTGGCTTTGGAGCAGCACAAATTACCGCCGGTTTGCTCCATCTTTTCCCTTCCCTTGGTGTATTAAGCGATAATTTGTTTCAAATCATCGTTATTTTTATTGTAATCATTTTATTTTCGATTTCAGCTATATCTGGAATAGACAAAGGGATTCGAATTTTGAGCAATTTAAATGTACAACTTGCGGTTATTTTAATGGCTTTTATTTTATTACTAGGTCCAACAAGTTACATCATGGGAGTATTCACTCAAGGAATTGGAAGCTATGCTCAGAACTTTTTCGGAATGAGCTTTAGTATGGACGTTTACAATCCAGAAACCTCTTGGGTACAAGATTGGACGTTATTTTATTGGGCGTGGTGGATTTCTTGGTCTCCATTTGTCGGAGCTTTTATCGCGCGCGTGTCGAGAGGGCGTACAATTCGAGAGTTTGTCATTGGGGTTATTGCATTACCTTCATTGTTTGGAGCATTCTGGTTTAGTGTTTTTGGAGGTTCAAGCATCTTTTTCGAAAGCGAAACAGGTGGTCTTTATGCTCAAATGGAAGCTGGTGGTACAGAAATGGCCTTGTTCGCTTTACTTCAACAATTCCCATTAACTTTTTTTGTTTCTCTTGTCACCATTGTATTAATTGCTTCTTTCTTTATCACATCAGTTCACTCTGCAACTGTCGTCTTAGGAATGCAAACAACAGGTGGCATGCTTAATCCTCCAAATTCTGTTAAGTTAGTTTGGGGAATTATCATTGCGGCAACTGCAGGTGTCCTACTCGTAACAAGTGAACAAGGACTTGATGCTTTACAGACAGCTTCCATTATTGGCGCTTTCCCTTTTGCTATCATTATTATTTTAATGATTATTTCTTTATTTAAAGGATTACAAAGCGAAAAAGCAACTTTAACGATTAATCGAGAACGAATTCGACAGGAACGTCTTGCTTTACGTAATGATAGAGAACGAGTAAGACGTGAACAACAACTATTAAAAAAAGAGAGAAACAAACTTCGAAATACCAATGATCATAACGATAAAACGAAAGAATAAGCAAAACAGCAGACTTAACTATTTAAGTCTGCTGTTTTTTAGGGGAATGAAGCAAACAGAATGTTTTCCACTTCTCCTCAAAGGGTAAACATATTTTAACAAATCATCAATTACTTTGGAATCTTACTCGAGAGAGGGGTAGCAAAGTGCGTAAATTCACCAGCTTTCTTATTATTTTTATCGTATTTTTTCTACTGCAAGGCTGTGTTGGACTCTCCTCTTTTCTTTCTTCTCCTAATAAACTTCACTCCGATGGTCAAAATGATATTGTGACATTGATTTTTTTCTGACCCTGGCAAACTCCCCTATGAAGGTTCTTCTTACGATGCTTTATTGTCTTTACAGTCGAACATTGGCAATGACGTAACGGAATTAATAGTTTGTGAATCAAGTGAACGCAGAATAGTCAATTATTATAAAGTTGAAGAATTCCCAACAATGCTTGTGTATGTTGGAGATGATGAAAAAATTAGGGTTTCTGGCAAACAATCGCAACAACATATTTCAAATCAATTAAATAGTCTTTTTTATTAAAAAAAGCAAAATCAATTGATTTTGCTTCATTCATGCTTTCGAATCAAAAGCATCTCTTAAACCATCACCAATAAAGTTTATTGCAAGAACGGTGAGCAAAATGCATAACCCCGGTGGCAACCAAGCTTCCGGATTGTTCCGAAGCAATCTCACACTTTGTGCTTCTGTAAGCATATTCCCCCAAGTAGGGGTCGGCTGTGGAACACCAAATCCAATAAAACTTAATGCTGACTCCGCAACAATCATCGTCGCCATAATAATTGTCGCGTTTACAATAATTGGACCGATAGCATTAGGGAGAAAATGCTTTCGAATAATTCTCGCATCAGAACAACCAATGCTACGTGCACTTAAAACATATTCTTTCTCGCGGATTGATAGAAATGCCCCTCGTAAAATCCGGCAAACTTGTGGCCAAGAGGTAATCGCAATGACCATAATAAATATCGGGATCGTTGTTCGTTCAAGAATTGCAACAATCGTCATAAACAACAAGATAAATGGAAAAATTAATACAATATCTGTAACACGCATAATGAGGGAATCAACTTTTCCTCCATAATAGCCAGCTACCGAGCCCAGCGTTCCTCCGATTAGAACGGTAAACAGCATTGCAAA
This window encodes:
- a CDS encoding GapA-binding peptide SR1P, giving the protein MGTIICQVCSQTLGHFEGEKVSRLYSVSNCTHCESKNVNQVVKEK
- a CDS encoding polysaccharide deacetylase family protein — translated: MKKWLIISAASLFALTACGGQGNDVESSTDDQNENEETENTEETAEDENSEEDNTDMNEEETAEDSAEIVYEINSDLWTVQPIEGTDADPEVVLLTIDDAPHDHGVEMAKTLKELDAPAIFFVNGHFIDTEEKAEELREIHEMGFEIGNHTKTHQNLREATEEKQREEIIELNDMIEEIIGERPRFFRAPHGINTDYSRSIVEDEGMTNMNWTYGYDWETDYMEKDAIADIMVNTELLGDGGNLLMHDREWSADALEDIVNGLRDKGYDLVDPDQLK
- a CDS encoding BCCT family transporter, whose protein sequence is MKKTTSVFYISVVVAAAFIFWGVLFPVNMLAITEQIQGFISTELGWFYLLSATFYVSVGFYLIVSPYGSIRLGKPEEQPTYNYVTWFAFLFTAGMGIGLVFWGAAEPLSHFFTPPNAAPATQQAAAEAMRYSIFHWGIHPWAIYAVVALTLAYFQYRKDEPALFSSTFRPLIGNRVNGPIGKIIDVFVVFATIFGTATSLGFGAAQITAGLLHLFPSLGVLSDNLFQIIVIFIVIILFSISAISGIDKGIRILSNLNVQLAVILMAFILLLGPTSYIMGVFTQGIGSYAQNFFGMSFSMDVYNPETSWVQDWTLFYWAWWISWSPFVGAFIARVSRGRTIREFVIGVIALPSLFGAFWFSVFGGSSIFFESETGGLYAQMEAGGTEMALFALLQQFPLTFFVSLVTIVLIASFFITSVHSATVVLGMQTTGGMLNPPNSVKLVWGIIIAATAGVLLVTSEQGLDALQTASIIGAFPFAIIIILMIISLFKGLQSEKATLTINRERIRQERLALRNDRERVRREQQLLKKERNKLRNTNDHNDKTKE
- the opp4C gene encoding oligopeptide ABC transporter permease, with amino-acid sequence MEPRLNETPDITPLKPELNEEKSLSPTRLAFRRFSKNKLALVGIVFLSFMILVAIFADVIATHDPTASQLSKIEARADGDNWLGTDGSGRDNFSRLVYGARISLTVGFFAMLFTVLIGGTLGSVAGYYGGKVDSLIMRVTDIVLIFPFILLFMTIVAILERTTIPIFIMVIAITSWPQVCRILRGAFLSIREKEYVLSARSIGCSDARIIRKHFLPNAIGPIIVNATIIMATMIVAESALSFIGFGVPQPTPTWGNMLTEAQSVRLLRNNPEAWLPPGLCILLTVLAINFIGDGLRDAFDSKA